In the genome of Mixta calida, the window CACTGGCAGGTTTGCCGACAATACGCGCCGGCACGCCAGCGGCGGTGGTATGAGGCGGCACCGGCTGCAACACCACCGAACCGGCGCCGATTTTCGCGCCGCGTCCGACTTCAATATTGCCCAGAATCTTCGCGCCCGCGCCGATCATGACACCTTCACGAATCTTCGGATGACGATCGCCGCTGGTTTTGCCGGTTCCGCCCAGCGTTACCGACTGCAAAATGGAGACGTCGTTTTCTACTACCGCCGTTTCGCCAATAACGATGCCGGTGGCATGATCGAGCATAATGCCGCAGCCAATGCGCGCCGCAGGATGAATATCCACGGCGAAAGAGACAGAAATTTCGTTTTGCAGGTAGACCGCCAGCGCCCGACGGCCTTCATTCCACAGCCAATGGCCGATGCGATAGGCCTGTAGAGCGTGGAAGCCTTTCAGGTAAAGCAGCGGCGTAGAATATTTATCAATCGCCGGGTCGCGCAGCAGCACGGCCTGAATATCGCGCGCGGCGGCGGCGATCATGGAAGGGTCCTGACGGTAAGCCTCTTCAACGATTTCGCGGATGGCGATGGCTGGCATAATGGCGTTAGCCAGCTTGTTCGCCAGCATATAGCTCAGCGCGCCTTCCAGATTTTCATGCTTGAGCAAAGTCGCATGGAAAAAGCTGGCCAACATCGGTTCACAATCCGCAAGGGCTCGCCCTTCTGCTTTGATGTTATTCCAGACCATGTTCAGTTCATCATCCGACATTGCTCTCTCCCGATAAAAAAATAGCGTCCGGTTAGCCCGGAACGCCACAGGTACGACAGCCGGGACTCCGCCTCAGCGACTGCTGTTTTCATCCTTACGGGCACGCCCCAGCAAACTCAATGCTGCCTCGCGCGGTGATTTTTCGCAATACAATACCTGATAAATTTGCTCGGTTATTGGCATTTCGACGCCGTAGCGCGCCGCCAGCGCTTTCACCTCTTTGGTGTTGCGATAGCCTTCGACCACCTGTCCGATCTGCGCCTGCGCGCTTTCCACATCAACGCCCTGGCCCAACATCATGCCGAAACGACGATTGCGCGACTGGTTATCAGTGCAGGTCAGCACCAGATCGCCCAGCCCCGCCATGCCCATAAAGGTGGTAGGATCGGCGCCCAGCGCCTCGCCAAGACGGCTCATCTCCGCCAGACCACGCGTAATCAGCGCGGTGCGGGCATTGGCGCCGAAGCCGATGCCGTCTGAGATGCCAGCGCCGATAGCGATAACGTTTTTCACCGCCCCGCCCAGCTGTACGCCGATAAAATCAGGGTTGTTGTA includes:
- the cysE gene encoding serine O-acetyltransferase, with amino-acid sequence MSDDELNMVWNNIKAEGRALADCEPMLASFFHATLLKHENLEGALSYMLANKLANAIMPAIAIREIVEEAYRQDPSMIAAAARDIQAVLLRDPAIDKYSTPLLYLKGFHALQAYRIGHWLWNEGRRALAVYLQNEISVSFAVDIHPAARIGCGIMLDHATGIVIGETAVVENDVSILQSVTLGGTGKTSGDRHPKIREGVMIGAGAKILGNIEVGRGAKIGAGSVVLQPVPPHTTAAGVPARIVGKPASEKPSMDMDQHFNGTVPGFEFGDGI